From the Anoplolepis gracilipes chromosome 15, ASM4749672v1, whole genome shotgun sequence genome, the window TGAAATTAATCTTGATTTCGAAACTTTGAAGAATATATGTCCATCGGATATTGATATAGCTTGTTACAAtagtttacataattttgttgtGAGTGGCCCAACAAACTCAGTAAGAACATTCATCGCTAAACTACAGGTTTGTAAACGcttaaatagtataaatagaaaaatttatttattcctataattatattgaattaattaaacgataaaatttatttttattcagacTGAAAACATTTCTGTAAAAGAAATTGCCTGTGGACATATACCTTTCCATAGTCGTTACGTCGAGCCTGCAAGAGTTAAACTTTTGGAATATTTGAATCAAATATTGCCACACAAAGCGTCTCCAAGCTCAAAGTGGTTGAATGTGCTTAATGGCTCTTATGGACGGTTTAACTCATCTCTACAGTCatttttagcaaaatattatacaaacgtTCTGCTAGCCCCGGTTTTATTCTCAGAAActataagttttatttcaaatgatGCAGTGACAATTGAGATAGCGCCACACGACATTTTACAACATATTctcaataattctttaaagacAACAGTGACAAATATCGCGTTATACAAATTCTCTCACAAAccgaatattgaaatatttttacacggaATTGGGAAACTTTATAATGCAGGATTACAACCACAGATCGCAAATTTGTATCCGAAAGTTAAGTTTCCTGTAAGTCGTAATACACCGATGATTTCCCCTCTTATAAGGTAAATTCTGTTTAACATAATACAAGTTTTTTTAGtgtaaaaaagcaaaaaataatagaatttcaaaaagtagaaaattaaattgcattattttaattaacgacaGTAAATGCATGGCTAGCGTTCTTAAATGTTGCTGGATTATTGGCATTTTATAGATGGGATCATTCTAAAGAGTGGTATACATACCTATATGTTGGACAAAGAAAACTTGATGTTCGAAAAGTAATTGTTTCtgttaatttatagaatttatttattaattagttaattatagaattttaaaaagtagaaaattaaattgcattatttttaattgtttaaaatgataaaaaaacacGAACTAATGTTTTGTATATTATCGAATTAATGAAATGTTTTACAGATGGGATCATTACAAAAATTGGTATGTATTTCGTTTTACCGGACAAAGAAAACTTACCAAAGGTGTAGTAGTTGTTACTATTGATTTATTAGATGaagaatttatgtatatgacCGGACATATCATTAATGGAAAAACTCTATTACCGGCTACAGGATATCTTTTACTTATATGGCAGATGATTAGTtggttgaaaaaaataaattatctcgaTATTGCaattgtatttgaaaatgtcaattttcTACGTTCTACGATTTTGCCAAAACAAAATCAAGTTAATTTAACTCTTATGCTTCAGAAAGGTTAGtaatttgtacaattaaaataattttgctaattatatatatatatatatatatatatatatatatatatataaaagtgcaaaagttttacataaaatataaataaacaaaaaaatgtagttgagaaaaataaattaaatcttaataaataaagcagTTCGTTAATAAAACAGTAGATTTAGCAGAAAGATTATactactatttaattttaatttttattattttagttaatgttttgctttaatttttttctgacaaacttaatatatttatgctattattttgttatattacatACGGTAGGTCCTACATTAAAATTGTTGCTTTTACTCTTTTAAACTAATCAGTGAAAATTGTACTGATTAAAACAGCAATaagatttaatcaaaaatttgtaaGTATTCCATTGATCTTCAATGAAAgttcttacattttatttttttgtcttatttgtCACTGCTTATGACtaagattttattgaaaagttattattaattcattattattaattcttctcATTGCCAGTGAAATATaagttttcaatatattatactaaaattttttttacaaataatacacTAATAATAcactaattctttttattatatactttaatacataatatatatatatattttataaaatatttataataaatattctgcaGAATTTGTTTtcgatacatttaattatctaaataaaattgtatatccaaatttcagaaaaattaaatcatgtaATGGGACATCTCACATTTTGAAGAGTTTAGTGTAAAATCTAGAAAGATTGCGATTTATAGATTTTGTAATTCACTGATACTGTTACGGAAAGTATTGGTTTAAGTGTTTGATGAAAATGTGTATTACATCTGCCGTATACTTAATCATTAatgttgcaaatatttttatttatttttattatttactgcaAATTGTATGCATAATtagtgttaattattttttttcatggtAGAAAATTGGTTAATTCATTCCTTAGAATCTCATTATAGAACAAagtataaattcatttttctaaaatatatttaagagaaattaataattgatataatattcttatagaGAGTGGGAAATTCGAAATAATTGAAGGAGACAATGCTGTTGTTACTGGAACAGTACGAACTCCCGTTAATATTGATGATGAGAAAATATGTACTACAGTTATTGATCGAAATGACAATGACAAAGAAGAGATGACTACGAAAGATATCTATAAAGAATTGAAACTTCGTGGTTATCAATATACCGGCGAATTTCGTGGATTAAAAAGCGCTTCAATCACGGGAAAGAATGGTCATATCGCCTGGACTGACAACTGGGTAACATTTATGGACAGCATGTTACAGATGATGATTTTAGGGCAGAATTCGAGAAGTCTCTTTGTACCAACAAGAATTCGTAAAGTAGTAATCGATCCAAAatctcatataaaatatattgaaagacTTTCAAATGAAGAAAAACGTAAGTTAACAGTATTATAAATAGGCACAATatttagacaaaaattattttccggaaaatatgtttaatatgttattatgttatattgcaGAAGTCTTAGTACAAAATTATGAGCATTTAGATGTTTTGATATCTGGAGGAATAGAAATATACGACGTCATAGCTACACCTATACGTCGCCGACAAAATGTACTCAACCCCGTTCTTGAAGAATGCAAGTTTGTTGCTCATCGAGATCTAAATCTGATGTCTTTGCAAGATGCAATAAGAATGTCGGTGCACATTGCGCTTGAGtgttataatatgataaacgtaaaaattatcgaatttaTCGAGGATTGCGATCAAGTAATGACagagaatttaaattgtttatttgtgAATACAATTATAGATGAACTACCACAAATTCAGTCTAATATAAAACTGGTCACAACACACGAGCAGTTCAAAGATATTGCTTTGCCTGACAACGTTACTGTAACAAAATTTAGTAAACTgactaaaaatgaaaattgtttgATGATTATGGGTTTTGgaattttaactaaaaatagaAACGAACTATATGATCAATTGTTGTCTGTCATAATGCCGAAAGGATTTCTTCTGACATTGGAAGAGTTGGATGCTGTTTACGATTACTCATGTCtcgataaatatgaattaaaagtaattttggaGAAACGCACCAATAAtaagacaattatattattaagaaaaatacaagatattaaGGGAAATCAGCAGATTGTGCACGTGAACAATTATGAATTCTCGTGGATAGATAAACTTCAATCACTTATGAACGTAGAAAACGAGGCTACAAATACGATTATAGTCGTTGCAGAAGGAGACTTCGAATGCGGGCTAATCGGTCTTGTGAATTGTTTGCAAAAAGAACCGGGCGGTGAAATGATTAGAGGTGTATTTATTCAGGATAAGGATGTGCCTGCTTTTTCATTGCAAGACTCGTTATACATGAAACAGTTACAACTGGATATACCCATCAATGTTATACGTTCCGGTAACATTTGGGGATCTTACAGGCATTTTTCATTACCATTACTAGAACCAAAACTCGTAGAGTGTGCTTATGTTTCTCAAATGGTACGTTAAGatgattcaatattaaaaaaaattgaaataatgctTTGTGTcactttttattcataaattaagtatatatatatatatatatatatatataatttattttaatagaattaatataatttgttatcattatatattttaggtgCAGGGTGATATAAGTACTCTTTGTTGGGTGCAAAAACCTTTTGTTAACGATGATCAGATAAGAATAGTCTATGCGtctatcaattttaaagatattatgaTAGCTAGCGGTAGAATTTTCTTCGAATCAATCACAAAAGAACGATTTACTGATTCTTTAATTGGACTCGAATTTGttggttttaataaaaatggacaAAGAATAATGGGAATGTGTGTAACTGGGTAAGATagtgatacataattttaactaatattgTATTCTTAGTAAATAaactgtttaaaataaattttttatgtttaaattggaattatttattataatataagaaacaaaaaattctttttatattcttctctttatttttatatacaaaatttatgtacaaatattatttaaaataaagatgtctttaacttaattttaacataatacatttacataattttttaaataactatttttagaGGAATTGCAAATATTCAGGTATTTGACGAATATTCCAATTGGATCATACCTGATGAGTGGACGATGGAAGATGCCGCGACGGTTCCTTGTGCATATATTACGAGTTATTACGCTTTGTATTTGAAAGGTAAAATGAAGGAAGGCGACAAAGTGTTAATTCATTCTGGTACGGGAGGCGTTGGTCAAGCAGCGATTTATCTTGCCCTTCACGAAGGTTGCGAAGTGTTTACAACGGTTGGAAGTGTCGAAAAACGACACTTTATAAGAGAGACGTTTCCCTCTATTCCCGAAGATCATATCGGAAACTCTCGAGACACGAGTTTTGAACAAATGATTATTCAGAAGACGGGAGGTCGGGGAGTGGATATCGTATTGAATTCTTTAGCTGAAGAGAAACTGCAATCATCCATCCGTTGCTTAGCAAAGGGTGGACGTTTCCTAGAAATTGGAAAGTTTGATATGATTTCCAATACTCctttagaaatatttgcattttctaAAGGCATTACTTTTCACGgcattttattagataaattattttttgcaaaattaagtaataaagagaaacaaaataaCAGAAGAATAAAGCAAATGTTGTCCAACCTATTACCAGATGGTATAAAAAATGGCGCTGTCAAACCGTTATGCAGAAAAGTCTTTGAACGAGATGAAATTGAAGCTGCGTTTAGATATATGTCTGCTGGAAAGCATATTGGCAAGGtatgatcaatttttattacacttaCAATAATAAGAGTAATTAATTACTGTCGAGCTATCGGCAAAATGTTGTGGCTAAACGAATTGGTTGGCAGTCGGGAACGTAAGCAAATAAAACTCcctacaataaaatattttgcaattttttgcaatacatatttattaaattttttattatactttttatccaAGATTAGGGACTGATTTgtcgttattaattttaaaaataaaattggaaaatataattcatcgtagtcagaaattgcaatctaacTATCTCAATAACTGGTTACCAATCCCAAATGCTGTGTTGACAAATATaacctataaataataaactttcatGTATCATTCAATGCTTAAATCATTATCCGAAAAAAGTTTATGAAAGCTTCAAgcttttggaaatttttttcaaatattaaatatataatactctaTCTGATCTCCATTTTACTTCCCtttcttatacatttttcttttatttctaaattatattttcttttcttttttctaaattctgtgactatttatttattaatattcaaatttgatatcgttcaaaatcttttttaaatattttttaaaactctttttataattttttctatctctttctttcctaaaGTTACTACATTGTTTGTGTATCCGAGCAATCAAAAGTTGCAACTTTTTAATGTAACGCCATCGATTTgactttatcttatttttattttcacatctaaattaaatattgtaaacaatCGAACTTTTAGACATTTGAATTGTTGTTTTTGTCACTTTAAAATTTCCGTTGCCATTCATTTCCACTGtgcattttgtttttttatgtaattatattgtttttagcagttttttatttttctttttctacaagattttcttacttttcataaaatttagactaaaaagaattaaaaatatttttttgcatatcgTATTCTGTTAATTATGCTATAATATACAAGTTATTCATATTgtgcttctttttcttccataCTAATCTGCATTTTCGGCAATATCCTTTTGCTTTTCATCTTTCTCGTCAATTTCTTTGTCAATATCAGCTGTTAATGTAACTATGTTATACgcaaattacattatttgtacattaatgtatataatacaaaacacttttataattttttattttattttatctctttttatatgtagGGGAATGTGGATTAGAACGGCCAAGGTAAGCATTGAGcaaattttcaacatattaaaaaaaataaatcgatcttttttttactaaaaatattctttggaatatccactgtaagaaaaaacacaagtttattataaaataatagtttaaatagacgagattattgatttagtaaaaatCTAGATTTTCATGATATGCTTTTTATGCAAGGTATAATAGACTACAtccaaaacttgtttatttcattaacattgatgtttaaaacttcttaaaagttgtatattataatatgatatatagaatataaaaatatagatttgtatttttaaataataactataaattaataaataaaaacaattctcttgttataataaatgtttctctctttaaaatacgaaaaaatattctttaatgtaataatttgtggtatcaattttgaaagacagcatctatgtatactctttttctttctctagtataaaaataaaaagtacaacatttcgtgggataatatctcattaagcctcaaaacgtatttatttacttttgatcatataaaaaattataattaatcaatatttacatagacacagtatgaaattaataagaaaaaatcattttcaaacataaatgtatctacggtaataaaaaatagaattttatcattgtttgtaaatatatcgaagaattacaactaagtcgcggagagcacagcaaatgcattaaataatttataacaactttcaactaaaaatattgcgaccactgataacagcacgcagaaagagacatctaatagcaataattgcaacatatttcatgacacggtagcatctctgtaaaaagatatcgactctGCACCATTGTATCCCGCGAtgccgttctaccccacgttcccctatATTGGAGCAATTATtcgctttaattataatcgcgCTTTTTATTTGCTTAGAAAGAaggatttttgaaaattcttcttttttttatcaatttttaaattttgtattacttCTTTATCGTATAATTACACTTCATTTGACAGTtccattttattcataaagaatctctatctataatttttattttcttgaacAACTTTTTGccttttatgttttttctcatctttcttcttttcctcaatattttaaatatatattatgtccAATTCCCttcaatttattgattttatataaaattaatattatttgtagataataataaaaattcataaagaagATGAATCCTTGGATACCCCTATACTCGCACGTCCCCAGTACTACTGCCTGCAAGACAAATGCTACATCGTTTTAGGTGGTTTAGGTGGTTTCGGTCTAGAATTAATTGACTGGTTAATTAAACGAGGTGCAAAAAATCTAATAGTAACTTCGCGAACTGGGATAAAAAATGGTTATCAGCGCTCAAGAATAACATTATGGCAATCTTATGGTGTGAATATACAAATTGTTACAACGGCTGATACTTCAAAATACGAAGACTgtaaatctatattaaaatttgccgAAGAACAAGGTCCTGTGGATGCTATATTCAATCTCGCAGTTgtgttaaaagataatatattcaagaatCAGTCCCCACAAGCATTCGAAGATTCCTTTGTGTCAAAGGCATGGATGACAAAACAGATGGACAAATTATCGAGAACAATTTGCCCTCAACTTCGACATTTTGTCGTTTTCTCTTCCGTTTCATGCGGACGAGGTAATGCAGGCCAAACAAATTATGGAATGGCAAATTCCGTGATGGAAAGAATTTGTGAAAGAAGAATGGAAGAAGGTTTACATGGCTTAGCTATACAATGGGGCGCTATTGGTGACGTTGGGCTTGTCGCAGATATGCAAGAAGACAACAAAGAACTTGTTATCGGAGGTACATTGCAACAAAGTATATCTTCTTGCTTGGACACATTAGAAGTATTCTTGCTACAAAATCGACCAATTGTAAGCAGCATGATTGTTgctgagaaaagaaaaggctCTGGTACAGCAACCAATCCACTTGAAGCGGTTGCAAATATTATGGGTGAGTTTCTAAGcaactataatattatgttaaaaaattcgtaaaacatcaatacaacttttatttaataatattattaaaaatatattataatgaaataatcgaTTGTATTAAAGACaatgtaagaaatattaatttcaatcatttttatattgctatttaagataaaatatgttctggttaaaattacatatctaaatatttaattctttctctaatttataatataggaTTGAAAAATCCACACTTAGCAGCGCCAAACATTTCACTGGCTGAATTAGGCATGGATTCAATGATGGCAGTGGAAATTAAACAAACGTTGGAGAgagaatttgatattttattgacaGCTCAAGATATCCGAAATCTTACCATTGCAAAACTCagagaaatgacaaatataaCCGAACAAGAAAAGATATCCGACGCCATTGAGGACgatacaaacgatttgaatggtttaaaaatattaattcgaaaACTTAACAATTCAGACTTGAGTCCAGATATTTATATGGAATTCTCGACAAAAAAGGAAGTTGCTGGAagcaaaatattctttataccAGGAATTGACGGCTGTGCAAGCGTATACAAACTGATAGAATCGAAAATTAAATCCTCGGTCATATGTTTGCAACACGGCGCACTTAATATACCGGGTTTTACTCGTTCAATAATGAAATCAGCAGAATATCTTTTGCCTGTACGATGTtacaagataatttatttgaaaaatttattttattattaaactgctatttaaataaaaaaaatatttgattatacatatacatatgcgcGTGCACGCatgcatgttttttttatgtactgtctcatatttttgtttttttttctagcatGTATTGGAAAAAATGCAAAgccaaaaagaatttttaattgtggGTTATTCATTCGGATCTTTAATCGCCATTGAATTAGCAAGATTATTAGAAGCTAAGAATTTCTCTGGACGTTTAATACTTATAGATGGAGCTCCTGatcaaatgaaatatttgattgaaaaatttctttcttatactTCAGAACAGgagttacaaaatattattttatttcatttaatagaAATGAACCTCGGCTGTAATATAGAAATGgttagttaattattaaaattgacttatggttttctttttgttacaaAAGTGATTTAGCTGTTTTTATATATGGTTTACAAAAGAAAGGAgtatatatgtaagaaaaatcgttagtaaatgttaaaatgataaattaaattttttattattttatgttatttaatctaaattataaaagattgtcaagtttttaaaatatttttttgaataatcaaaaataataataacaatatgtatGAGAGGGCTAttccatatatgtatgtatggaagttatatgataataacaataattaaaataaaatattaattaattaaacatatatatatatatatatatatatatatatatataaaatgaatattgaattatagtACAGTAATttcaagtaataattaataaaataaataatttgacttATATAGGTAGAAAATCCAGAAGAATTAACTACTTGATAGTAAAAATACGGATACATGCAATACTCCTAATACGCTAAAATGCAGTATATTGTTGTCTCAGTTTGAAATACAGAAAgagattgtttttttatacagattatttattgtgaataatataatactattatttacAGCCTCTGTTAGAGTTGAATAACTGTAGTACATGGGAGGAGAAATTAGAACTACTCTCTGTCCACTTTTCAAAGGAGCTCAATCTTTCGGAGATAACTATTGAAAATCAGAAACTTTTATCTTCAACGGTTTACGATCATATAAAGGCTAtacaagattataatataacatcatTGCCACATCTTAAATCATCTATAACACTATTGAAACCCACATTTACGTTAATTTTTCCTGAAGAAGATTATGGTTTACAAAAGGTAAATTTGGCTAGagtcgtaatattttttacactagtatatcatttttaaaaccatttttataagagAATACTTTCAGATTACCGAAAGTGCAGTACAAATTCATTATGTGGAAGGTACTCACATTACAATGATGGATAATGAAAAGATAGCATCATTTATTAACGAAGCattgtaaattacaaaatataataatacattattaattacattaagaaAATGGCGATAGgagcaataaattttctaaacaaTCAGTGAATTAGTTAATacaagttatttaataaattacattaaaaaataaaacaagttttattattatgtaaacgTTTGCGCACACACATCAATTAGAGTAagtttgttataaaatgtattaaaataaaaacttgcgttttattttttaatgtaatttattaaatgatttttattaactaattcattaattgtttAGAAAATTTGTTGCTTCTATTGCCATTTTCTTAatgtaatttagaatttaagaCGCGGTTATAACacattaaatgaatatttcaaatataattacattaaataaattattaaaataaggtaaacattattaaaacgcataaatttacatattttagttttataattaatttttcctggTTTATGTTATGTTTTCGTATAACAAACTTGAAACGTAAACAAATTCTTAAACTTGAACGCATATACAAGTtcttaagtaaaatttatcttcCCAAGAGGATTTTTGCAATAGAAtgatttaaatcaaattcacagcttgaaaatttttttaactgatTAAATGGttattaatgaatatcaagaatttaatttttaatttacatgaaagatagaaattaaa encodes:
- the LOC140673922 gene encoding fatty acid synthase-like isoform X1, translated to MNRNKQFNSYISVDAEEEIVISGIAGRFPNSDNIKEFQDNLFNKMDLGTSDHQRWTNYIYEMPPRIGKINNIQKFDAEFFNISAEEAHVLDPGCRMLLEHTYEAIIDAGVNPAELQGTNTSVVTAISVCESYQDLIYEKPHIAGLPILGCNKAIIANQISYWLGVTGPSYNIDTACSSSHFAMVEAYRMIRSGVCDAAIVASANLCIHPFATYLFFRLGVLSTDGYCKPYDEEGSGYMRSDAAVVVYLQKAKDARRIYATFVYGKTNCDGFKEEGITFPSLDKQKMLLEEFYEDCGISPLELSYMEAHATGTSAGDPVELRAIDEALCAKRDAPLLLGSVKSNIGHTEPVSGHCQIAKILIAMETGIIAPTIHFKRPRKDMTAIIEGRVKIITEKTECKGGYIGINSFGFGGANCHVLLKSNPKIKINNRADDDLPRLVVTSGRTEEGVKIILDDVHNRSIDVEYISLLHRIHSDNIKGHPYRGYIIAGSKLSDNAIIKMERNIHTKRPICFIFSGIGSHCQCFNMGQVLMKFPVFAKAIHKCDTVLRPHNIFVTDILINQDKHILDNVVNLFVGLTGLQIGIVDLLTSIGITPDIIMGHSIGELICGYVDGCLTAEETITLAYYAGLAFFKSKIVDGLMAEINLDFETLKNICPSDIDIACYNSLHNFVVSGPTNSVRTFIAKLQTENISVKEIACGHIPFHSRYVEPARVKLLEYLNQILPHKASPSSKWLNVLNGSYGRFNSSLQSFLAKYYTNVLLAPVLFSETISFISNDAVTIEIAPHDILQHILNNSLKTTVTNIALYKFSHKPNIEIFLHGIGKLYNAGLQPQIANLYPKVKFPVSRNTPMISPLIRWDHYKNWYVFRFTGQRKLTKGVVVVTIDLLDEEFMYMTGHIINGKTLLPATGYLLLIWQMISWLKKINYLDIAIVFENVNFLRSTILPKQNQVNLTLMLQKESGKFEIIEGDNAVVTGTVRTPVNIDDEKICTTVIDRNDNDKEEMTTKDIYKELKLRGYQYTGEFRGLKSASITGKNGHIAWTDNWVTFMDSMLQMMILGQNSRSLFVPTRIRKVVIDPKSHIKYIERLSNEEKQVLVQNYEHLDVLISGGIEIYDVIATPIRRRQNVLNPVLEECKFVAHRDLNLMSLQDAIRMSVHIALECYNMINVKIIEFIEDCDQVMTENLNCLFVNTIIDELPQIQSNIKLVTTHEQFKDIALPDNVTVTKFSKLTKNENCLMIMGFGILTKNRNELYDQLLSVIMPKGFLLTLEELDAVYDYSCLDKYELKVILEKRTNNKTIILLRKIQDIKGNQQIVHVNNYEFSWIDKLQSLMNVENEATNTIIVVAEGDFECGLIGLVNCLQKEPGGEMIRGVFIQDKDVPAFSLQDSLYMKQLQLDIPINVIRSGNIWGSYRHFSLPLLEPKLVECAYVSQMVQGDISTLCWVQKPFVNDDQIRIVYASINFKDIMIASGRIFFESITKERFTDSLIGLEFVGFNKNGQRIMGMCVTGGIANIQVFDEYSNWIIPDEWTMEDAATVPCAYITSYYALYLKGKMKEGDKVLIHSGTGGVGQAAIYLALHEGCEVFTTVGSVEKRHFIRETFPSIPEDHIGNSRDTSFEQMIIQKTGGRGVDIVLNSLAEEKLQSSIRCLAKGGRFLEIGKFDMISNTPLEIFAFSKGITFHGILLDKLFFAKLSNKEKQNNRRIKQMLSNLLPDGIKNGAVKPLCRKVFERDEIEAAFRYMSAGKHIGKIIIKIHKEDESLDTPILARPQYYCLQDKCYIVLGGLGGFGLELIDWLIKRGAKNLIVTSRTGIKNGYQRSRITLWQSYGVNIQIVTTADTSKYEDCKSILKFAEEQGPVDAIFNLAVVLKDNIFKNQSPQAFEDSFVSKAWMTKQMDKLSRTICPQLRHFVVFSSVSCGRGNAGQTNYGMANSVMERICERRMEEGLHGLAIQWGAIGDVGLVADMQEDNKELVIGGTLQQSISSCLDTLEVFLLQNRPIVSSMIVAEKRKGSGTATNPLEAVANIMGLKNPHLAAPNISLAELGMDSMMAVEIKQTLEREFDILLTAQDIRNLTIAKLREMTNITEQEKISDAIEDDTNDLNGLKILIRKLNNSDLSPDIYMEFSTKKEVAGSKIFFIPGIDGCASVYKLIESKIKSSVICLQHGALNIPGFTRSIMKSAEYLLPHVLEKMQSQKEFLIVGYSFGSLIAIELARLLEAKNFSGRLILIDGAPDQMKYLIEKFLSYTSEQELQNIILFHLIEMNLGCNIEMPLLELNNCSTWEEKLELLSVHFSKELNLSEITIENQKLLSSTVYDHIKAIQDYNITSLPHLKSSITLLKPTFTLIFPEEDYGLQKITESAVQIHYVEGTHITMMDNEKIASFINEAL